A region from the Muribaculum gordoncarteri genome encodes:
- a CDS encoding O-acetylhomoserine aminocarboxypropyltransferase/cysteine synthase family protein, protein MALDRNRLHFETLQLHVGQETPDSSTGARAVPIYQTTSYVFENSAQAEARFALQDAGNIYGRLTNSTQEVLEKRIAALEGGVAALAVASGAAAITYALLNITRSGDHIVAAKTIYGGSYNLLDHTLPSYGVTTTFVDPSDVGNFEKAITPATKAIFIETLGNPNSNIIDIEAVAEAAHRNGIPLIVDNTFATPYLVRPIELGADIVVHSATKFLGGHGTSLGGVIVDSGRFDWKASGKFPQLTEPEPSYHGVRFIDAAGAAAFVTRVRAVLLRDTGATISPFNAFLLLQGVETLSLRVERHSENARKVVEYLASHPKVKRVNHPMLAGHPDHELYKRYFPEGGGSIFTFELDGGKEAAHRFIDSLEIFSLLANVADAKSLVIHPASTTHSQLNEEQLAEQGITPGTVRVSIGTEHADDLIADIAQALEQV, encoded by the coding sequence ATGGCTTTAGACAGAAACAGACTACACTTTGAAACTCTTCAGCTTCATGTGGGACAGGAAACACCCGATTCATCAACCGGCGCACGCGCAGTACCGATATATCAGACGACATCCTACGTATTTGAAAATTCGGCGCAGGCCGAGGCGAGGTTTGCCCTTCAGGACGCAGGCAACATCTACGGTCGGCTCACCAACAGCACCCAGGAGGTACTTGAAAAGCGCATCGCCGCACTTGAAGGCGGTGTTGCCGCACTGGCTGTGGCCAGCGGAGCCGCCGCAATAACCTACGCGCTGCTCAACATAACGCGCAGCGGCGACCACATTGTGGCGGCCAAGACAATCTACGGAGGCAGTTACAATCTTCTCGACCACACACTGCCCTCCTATGGGGTGACGACGACATTTGTCGACCCGAGCGATGTCGGCAACTTCGAGAAGGCGATAACTCCCGCGACCAAGGCGATATTCATAGAAACGCTCGGAAATCCGAATTCCAACATCATCGACATAGAGGCCGTAGCGGAGGCGGCTCACCGTAACGGCATCCCGCTTATTGTCGACAACACATTTGCCACACCCTATCTTGTGAGGCCAATCGAGCTCGGCGCCGACATAGTGGTTCACTCGGCAACCAAATTCTTGGGCGGTCACGGCACATCGCTGGGCGGCGTGATTGTCGATTCGGGACGATTTGATTGGAAGGCTTCGGGCAAGTTTCCGCAGCTTACCGAGCCCGAGCCGTCGTATCACGGTGTGCGCTTCATCGATGCGGCCGGAGCGGCAGCCTTCGTGACGCGTGTGCGTGCGGTGCTGTTGCGTGACACCGGCGCTACGATAAGCCCCTTTAATGCTTTCCTGTTGCTGCAAGGTGTGGAAACATTGTCGCTGAGAGTCGAGCGTCACAGTGAAAATGCGCGCAAGGTGGTGGAGTATCTTGCCTCACATCCCAAGGTGAAGCGTGTCAATCACCCGATGCTTGCCGGGCATCCCGACCATGAGCTTTACAAAAGGTATTTTCCCGAGGGAGGAGGTTCGATATTCACATTTGAACTCGACGGCGGAAAGGAGGCGGCTCACCGCTTCATCGACTCATTAGAAATATTCTCGCTGCTTGCCAACGTGGCCGATGCCAAGAGCCTTGTGATACATCCGGCATCGACAACACATTCGCAGCTCAACGAGGAGCAGCTCGCCGAGCAGGGAATAACTCCCGGCACAGTGAGGGTGTCGATAGGAACGGAGCATGCCGACGACCTGATAGCCGACATAGCTCAGGCACTCGAGCAGGTGTGA
- a CDS encoding arabinan endo-1,5-alpha-L-arabinosidase has translation MKLTKILLYSTLSAVALFMGACNDDDDIVFVDGENVAVAMPEATEVGATYIALSTNFDTRANAVYTNAGYCYSLKPNPTIYGTVIKGEVNDNVVTATLMDLVPNTTYYVKAFVSEYKGHAVYSQEFEVTTAEGTMDEQLASYRGPQHPDYYVDFAGWDQRDKWNLANVHDPSVVKADDGYYYMYQTDASYGNAHVAGGHFHARRSKDLINWEYLGGTMSELPGWVIPKLNEIREAMGLPAVTPNANDFGYWAPVVRRVNNGLYRMYYSIVCPGTLNGDNSWGERSFIGMMENSDPANNDDWVDKGYVITNASDKGLNFNIAPNDWANCYYKWNAIDPAYIIADNGEHWLIYGSWNSGIAAVQVDAATGMPLNALGNPWGDDDAAIANYGQLIATRQMGNRWQASEGPEIIYRDGYYYLFLAYDALDVAYNTRVVRSTSITGPYVGIDGTDVTNTGGDALPVVTHPYKFSNSNGWVGIAHCAVFDDGNGNWYYASQGRLPAGVNGNEFSNALMTGHVRKIRWTNDGWPLVMPERYGAVPDVPITTEELLGTWEHIDLSYAYGTQKEAAPMVLTADHKVASGPWEGSDWEYDAENQILTINGVELYIQRECDWESEERKATIVYAGVTADKTYWGKKS, from the coding sequence ATGAAACTAACCAAAATATTGCTATATAGCACATTGTCAGCAGTCGCCCTATTCATGGGCGCCTGCAACGACGATGACGACATAGTCTTTGTCGATGGCGAGAACGTGGCCGTGGCAATGCCCGAAGCTACCGAGGTAGGAGCTACCTACATTGCGCTCAGCACCAACTTCGACACTCGCGCCAATGCTGTCTACACCAACGCAGGCTACTGCTATAGCCTGAAGCCCAACCCCACCATCTACGGTACAGTAATCAAGGGCGAAGTCAACGACAACGTTGTCACTGCAACTCTCATGGACCTCGTGCCCAACACAACCTACTACGTTAAGGCCTTCGTGAGCGAATACAAAGGTCACGCCGTCTACTCTCAGGAATTTGAAGTAACCACTGCCGAAGGCACTATGGACGAGCAGCTCGCTTCCTATCGCGGCCCTCAGCACCCCGACTACTATGTCGACTTCGCTGGCTGGGATCAGCGCGACAAGTGGAACCTCGCCAACGTTCACGACCCCAGTGTTGTGAAAGCCGACGACGGTTACTACTACATGTATCAGACCGACGCTTCCTACGGTAACGCACACGTAGCGGGCGGACACTTCCACGCTCGCCGCTCCAAGGATCTCATCAACTGGGAATACCTCGGCGGAACAATGTCGGAACTTCCCGGATGGGTAATTCCCAAGCTCAACGAGATTCGTGAGGCTATGGGACTCCCCGCAGTTACTCCCAACGCTAACGATTTCGGTTACTGGGCTCCCGTGGTGCGCCGCGTCAACAACGGCCTCTACCGCATGTACTACTCTATCGTGTGCCCCGGCACCCTTAATGGCGACAACTCTTGGGGCGAACGCTCATTCATCGGTATGATGGAGAACAGCGATCCCGCCAACAACGACGATTGGGTCGACAAGGGATATGTAATCACCAACGCTTCCGACAAGGGTCTCAACTTCAACATCGCCCCCAACGACTGGGCCAACTGCTACTACAAGTGGAACGCCATCGACCCGGCCTACATCATCGCCGACAACGGTGAGCACTGGCTCATCTACGGTTCTTGGAACTCGGGTATCGCAGCAGTGCAGGTTGATGCCGCTACCGGAATGCCCTTAAACGCACTCGGCAACCCCTGGGGTGACGACGATGCCGCAATCGCCAACTACGGACAACTCATTGCAACCCGCCAGATGGGCAACCGCTGGCAGGCTTCCGAAGGTCCCGAAATCATCTATCGCGACGGCTACTACTACCTCTTCCTCGCTTACGACGCTCTCGATGTTGCCTATAACACTCGTGTCGTTCGCTCTACTTCAATCACAGGTCCCTACGTAGGCATCGACGGAACCGATGTCACCAACACCGGTGGCGATGCACTCCCCGTAGTAACCCATCCCTACAAGTTCAGCAACAGCAACGGCTGGGTAGGTATCGCCCACTGCGCTGTGTTCGATGACGGAAACGGCAACTGGTACTACGCTTCTCAGGGCCGACTCCCCGCAGGTGTCAACGGCAATGAGTTCAGCAACGCCCTAATGACAGGTCACGTGCGCAAGATTCGCTGGACCAACGACGGCTGGCCCCTCGTGATGCCCGAACGTTACGGAGCAGTGCCCGATGTTCCCATCACCACCGAGGAGCTTCTCGGAACTTGGGAGCACATCGACCTCAGCTACGCCTACGGTACTCAGAAGGAAGCCGCTCCCATGGTGCTGACCGCCGACCACAAGGTTGCTTCTGGTCCCTGGGAAGGCAGCGACTGGGAATACGATGCCGAGAATCAGATTCTCACAATCAACGGCGTGGAGCTATACATCCAGCGCGAGTGTGATTGGGAATCCGAGGAGAGAAAAGCCACAATCGTATATGCCGGTGTTACCGCCGACAAAACTTATTGGGGTAAAAAATCATAA
- a CDS encoding RagB/SusD family nutrient uptake outer membrane protein yields MKFNKIALYVAAVLSFGGASCSDYLDKEVDLTLQADNVFSDFDRTRGFLAKMYDNCLPDAFRGYSDTQFRLSGDCMTDNAVDYWGVARYHSVMADAYDATNHWFANDYWTSRYAAIRSCNQFLTNARPDVIGNAEKPGDDNRLYDRMIAEAHMLRAIMHFDLICWFGDTPMVTDDENGAPIILTPSSVIPERMPAADALKWIADECDKYKDALPFRYASENENWGRVNGAAAYALKARALLYRASPLHNPGNDQARWTEAANAALDFINANNRQSNPYRLYTTPDNDPSKNYYQCFTTNPSHNNEYILSRSTWNTLNLVFFNAPCGFTGAISATGYLNPTQNLVDAYETANGLPIDQDPSYDEQNPYVNRDPRLTQTIIHHGMIWGVGSEARPVDVNNDEGRVGADYARGNGGTATGYYSMKYTHNIPWDGTVNSVQVACPIFRYAEILLNAAEALNEAGRTSEAYDYVDQVRARVNMPSLRSRGLDQSALRERIRNERRIELCFEDHRFFDERRWKLFDENRNAAAESSLPRYRQVFTLYGVEVRENTNTTFNYGTSRVDGRRTFNSPKNYFFPIPYDEVRKAGIVQNPGWEL; encoded by the coding sequence ATGAAATTCAATAAAATAGCATTATACGTAGCTGCGGTGCTCTCCTTCGGGGGAGCATCATGCAGCGACTACCTCGACAAGGAGGTTGACCTCACCCTGCAGGCCGATAACGTGTTCTCCGACTTCGATCGCACACGCGGATTCCTTGCAAAGATGTATGACAATTGCTTGCCCGACGCTTTCCGTGGCTATAGCGACACCCAGTTCCGCCTCTCGGGCGACTGTATGACCGACAACGCTGTCGACTACTGGGGTGTGGCTCGCTACCACTCGGTTATGGCCGATGCTTACGACGCCACCAACCACTGGTTTGCCAACGACTATTGGACTTCGCGTTATGCAGCTATCCGCTCATGCAACCAGTTCCTCACCAACGCTCGTCCCGACGTTATCGGTAACGCCGAGAAGCCCGGCGACGACAACCGCCTCTACGACCGTATGATTGCGGAGGCTCACATGCTCCGCGCCATCATGCACTTCGACCTCATCTGCTGGTTTGGCGACACCCCCATGGTGACCGACGACGAAAACGGCGCTCCCATCATCCTCACTCCTTCATCGGTGATTCCCGAGCGTATGCCCGCAGCCGATGCCTTGAAGTGGATTGCCGACGAGTGCGACAAGTACAAGGATGCTCTTCCCTTCCGCTATGCAAGCGAAAATGAAAACTGGGGTCGTGTAAACGGTGCTGCCGCTTACGCTCTCAAGGCCCGTGCGCTTCTCTATCGCGCATCGCCCCTCCACAACCCCGGCAACGATCAGGCCCGCTGGACCGAAGCAGCTAACGCAGCTCTCGACTTCATCAACGCCAACAATCGTCAGAGCAACCCCTACCGCCTCTACACTACTCCCGACAACGATCCGTCGAAGAACTACTATCAGTGCTTCACCACCAACCCCTCTCACAACAACGAGTACATCCTGAGCCGTTCGACCTGGAACACCCTCAACCTCGTGTTCTTCAACGCTCCTTGCGGATTCACCGGAGCCATCAGCGCAACCGGATACCTCAATCCCACTCAGAACCTCGTTGACGCTTACGAAACTGCCAACGGACTCCCCATCGACCAGGACCCCTCCTACGACGAGCAGAATCCCTACGTTAACCGTGACCCCCGTCTTACCCAGACAATCATCCACCACGGCATGATCTGGGGTGTGGGCAGCGAGGCCCGTCCCGTCGATGTTAACAACGACGAAGGCCGTGTTGGTGCCGACTACGCTCGTGGTAACGGCGGTACCGCCACCGGTTACTACTCGATGAAGTACACTCACAACATTCCTTGGGACGGTACCGTTAACTCGGTTCAGGTGGCTTGCCCCATCTTCCGTTACGCCGAGATTCTTCTTAACGCTGCCGAGGCCCTCAACGAGGCAGGTCGCACAAGCGAAGCCTACGACTACGTTGACCAGGTGCGTGCTCGCGTTAACATGCCTTCGCTCCGCTCTCGCGGACTCGACCAGTCGGCTCTCCGTGAGCGCATCCGCAACGAGCGCCGCATCGAGCTCTGCTTCGAGGATCACCGCTTCTTCGACGAGCGTCGCTGGAAGCTCTTCGACGAAAACCGCAACGCAGCTGCCGAGTCATCGCTTCCCCGCTACCGTCAGGTGTTCACTCTCTACGGTGTTGAAGTGCGCGAAAACACCAACACTACCTTCAACTACGGCACAAGCCGCGTCGATGGTCGCCGCACATTCAACAGCCCCAAGAACTACTTCTTCCCCATCCCCTACGATGAAGTGCGCAAGGCAGGTATCGTACAGAACCCCGGTTGGGAACTTTAA
- a CDS encoding YtxH domain-containing protein, translating into MELNKENLSKQAAEISKNAADVSVDAAKVSAEAAAEATKDAAAGIKDAAADKINDAKDAAADKINDIKDAAADKLGDLKDQASDKFDDLKDKAADLTSQAADKLGDLKDQVAEKSGNILDHVKDIAANALDSTANAAHSLADKLKN; encoded by the coding sequence ATGGAACTGAATAAGGAAAACCTTTCAAAGCAGGCCGCTGAAATATCAAAGAACGCGGCCGATGTAAGTGTCGATGCGGCAAAAGTGAGTGCCGAAGCCGCTGCTGAAGCAACTAAGGATGCCGCCGCAGGTATCAAGGACGCTGCCGCCGACAAAATCAATGACGCAAAAGACGCTGCTGCCGATAAAATAAACGATATTAAGGACGCTGCCGCCGACAAGCTGGGCGACCTCAAGGATCAGGCTTCCGACAAGTTTGACGACCTGAAGGACAAAGCCGCCGACCTCACATCGCAGGCTGCCGACAAGCTCGGCGACCTCAAGGACCAGGTAGCTGAAAAGAGCGGAAACATTCTCGACCACGTGAAGGACATTGCCGCCAACGCACTCGACTCCACAGCCAACGCCGCCCACTCCCTCGCCGACAAGCTCAAAAACTAA
- a CDS encoding alpha-L-arabinofuranosidase C-terminal domain-containing protein — protein sequence MNIKHLSMGAVAVALSVAASAQKPMTAPQGGKQISDELIGIFFEDISYSADGGLNANLVQNGSFEYSPMVRDGWGPGTSWRFLRPGHSAGYIVDGHQNPIHANNPTYMRIYAERIGHYEDYDGWTGVGLMNNGFNGMNVKAGEKYDFSIFMRNVSGKAKPVRIVLATPGRKPKVLAETTINVYDKEWQKYTAVLTPSENCPDADLQILMLEKGELDIDMVSLVPQDTYHGHGIRKDLAEALEGLNPRFMRFPGGCVVHGGGDGFWDTYRWKTTVGPKETRKSLKNTWGYNQSMDIGYFEYFQLCEDMGMQPLPILPCGVSCQGVNGGWGMKNQAQEVVAMEDMDEWVQDALDLIEWANGDVNTKWGAVRAAAGHPEPFNLKYLGIGNEEKITPEFAERFKYMYNKIMEKHPEIVIVGTAGPGSHPGNPDYENSWKLAEEIGLPIIDEHYYDPRQQYIDSRQYDSDFYKDKKCKVYLGEYSVKDHSHGEKNQWGDALAEAIYLLHVERNADKVVMTSYAPLFAYKHNTNWNPNLIYFDNERPFLTCSYYVQQMFGQSSGQYFYGDCVKFADGDDEFKNHLLGQSVILNVNKRELYVKLANMTDAPKSVNIDLSRFSVKPNAVKTILSGNLDDENNYDKHPVSPVKEDVKVSKKMNVEVPAHSLIMYTIKL from the coding sequence ATGAACATCAAACATCTTTCAATGGGAGCCGTGGCGGTAGCCTTATCCGTGGCAGCCTCGGCACAGAAGCCCATGACAGCCCCTCAAGGCGGCAAGCAGATCAGCGACGAGCTGATTGGTATCTTCTTTGAGGACATCAGCTACTCGGCCGATGGCGGTTTGAACGCCAACCTGGTTCAGAACGGCTCTTTCGAGTACAGCCCAATGGTTCGCGACGGATGGGGACCCGGCACCTCTTGGCGCTTCCTCCGTCCCGGTCACTCAGCCGGCTACATCGTTGACGGTCATCAGAACCCCATCCATGCCAACAATCCCACCTATATGCGCATCTATGCCGAGCGCATCGGTCACTACGAAGATTACGACGGATGGACCGGCGTGGGCCTGATGAACAACGGCTTCAACGGCATGAACGTGAAGGCCGGTGAAAAGTATGACTTCAGCATCTTCATGCGCAATGTCAGCGGCAAGGCAAAGCCCGTGCGCATCGTATTGGCAACCCCCGGCCGCAAGCCCAAGGTACTCGCCGAAACCACCATCAATGTATATGACAAGGAGTGGCAGAAGTACACTGCCGTACTCACTCCCTCGGAGAACTGCCCCGATGCCGACCTGCAGATACTCATGCTTGAGAAAGGCGAGTTGGACATCGACATGGTTAGCCTCGTACCCCAGGACACCTACCACGGACATGGCATACGCAAGGATTTGGCCGAAGCTTTGGAAGGCCTGAATCCCCGCTTCATGCGCTTCCCCGGCGGTTGTGTGGTTCATGGCGGTGGCGACGGATTCTGGGACACCTATCGTTGGAAGACCACCGTCGGACCCAAGGAAACCCGCAAGTCACTCAAGAACACTTGGGGCTACAACCAGAGCATGGACATCGGTTACTTCGAGTATTTCCAGCTATGTGAGGACATGGGCATGCAGCCCCTTCCCATTCTGCCGTGCGGTGTAAGCTGTCAGGGCGTAAACGGTGGCTGGGGCATGAAGAACCAGGCCCAGGAAGTCGTTGCCATGGAGGATATGGACGAGTGGGTACAGGATGCCCTTGACCTCATCGAGTGGGCCAACGGCGATGTCAACACCAAGTGGGGTGCCGTTCGTGCCGCTGCAGGCCATCCCGAACCCTTCAACCTGAAGTATCTCGGCATCGGTAACGAAGAGAAAATCACCCCCGAATTTGCCGAGCGCTTCAAGTATATGTACAACAAGATAATGGAGAAGCATCCCGAAATTGTAATCGTGGGTACTGCCGGTCCCGGCTCACATCCCGGAAATCCCGACTACGAGAACTCTTGGAAGCTGGCTGAAGAAATCGGTCTTCCCATCATCGACGAGCACTACTACGATCCCCGTCAGCAGTACATCGATTCACGCCAGTACGACAGCGACTTCTACAAGGACAAGAAGTGCAAGGTATATCTCGGCGAATACAGCGTAAAGGACCACAGCCACGGCGAGAAGAACCAGTGGGGCGACGCCCTTGCCGAAGCCATCTACCTGCTGCATGTAGAGCGCAACGCCGACAAGGTAGTGATGACCTCCTACGCACCTCTGTTTGCCTACAAGCACAACACCAACTGGAACCCCAACCTGATTTACTTCGACAACGAGCGTCCCTTCCTCACCTGCAGCTACTACGTACAGCAGATGTTCGGACAGTCGAGCGGTCAGTACTTCTACGGCGACTGCGTGAAGTTTGCCGATGGCGACGACGAGTTCAAGAACCATCTCTTGGGACAGTCGGTGATTCTGAATGTCAACAAGCGCGAGCTCTATGTCAAGTTGGCCAACATGACCGATGCGCCCAAGTCGGTAAATATCGACCTGTCACGCTTCTCAGTTAAGCCCAACGCCGTCAAGACAATCCTGAGCGGCAACTTGGACGACGAGAACAACTACGACAAGCACCCCGTCAGCCCTGTAAAGGAAGATGTGAAGGTAAGCAAGAAAATGAACGTGGAAGTTCCCGCCCACAGCCTCATAATGTACACCATCAAGCTGTAA
- a CDS encoding Lrp/AsnC family transcriptional regulator, translating to MTPTESIDNVDLDILRALQSDARLTVRQIAMRVHRSPTPVFERLRRLESQGYIRRYVTVLDADKLGQGFVVFCQVKLRHINRDIANDFMSRILAIPEVTECYNVSGACDYLLKIYAPSMSEYRDFLLNKLGAIESLGSVESTFVMSEVKHNYSIPI from the coding sequence ATGACACCCACCGAATCCATCGACAATGTCGACCTCGACATCCTTCGTGCATTGCAAAGTGACGCACGACTCACCGTGCGACAGATAGCCATGCGTGTTCACCGCTCTCCCACCCCGGTATTCGAGCGGCTCCGTCGCCTTGAGTCGCAAGGCTACATACGCCGTTATGTCACAGTCCTTGATGCCGACAAGCTCGGACAGGGATTTGTCGTGTTCTGTCAGGTGAAGCTGCGTCACATCAACCGTGACATCGCCAACGACTTCATGTCACGCATCCTGGCAATACCCGAGGTCACCGAGTGCTACAACGTGTCGGGAGCCTGCGACTATCTCCTCAAAATCTATGCGCCCTCCATGAGCGAATACCGTGACTTCCTCCTCAACAAGCTTGGCGCCATCGAGTCGCTCGGCTCGGTGGAGTCAACCTTCGTCATGTCGGAGGTGAAACACAACTACTCAATACCCATTTAG